The Meriones unguiculatus strain TT.TT164.6M chromosome 6, Bangor_MerUng_6.1, whole genome shotgun sequence genomic interval AGAAAGTGACAGTTCACACACCATGCCAGATTTTAGAGAGATGCAGCAGTGCAGAAATGATGGGGTGTCAGAAGTTAGAAGCAATTCCAGGGTGCATTATGgtacagaccttgcaaaatacTGGAACCCTTCCAGAAAGCCCACATGTTTTCTGAACTTCTCCAGCCTCTTGACATCACATCAGAGGCTGGAAGCTATTCTAGGGGTGCATCACAGTCAGGCTTTGCAAAATACTGGATTACCTTCCAGAAGGCCCACATGTGTACTGAATGGCTCTTGACAGTGAAGGCTTGCAAAGAATgtcacccaaggttgtcctctgacctttatacAAATACGTgacaacacacacatacgcacccAAACATAGATaagcatacacatgtgcacacgtgcaaatatacacacatagataatACATACAAAAAGAACAAGATGTGCCACAAAAATCAGAGCTGTGCCTTCGTGGAGAATAGAGTTCTAGGAAAAAGCACAGTCATGCCAAATGCTTTAGAGATGTAAAATAAGATACAGGCAGACAAGACAGCCCTGGACAAAGTATGCAGCTAGAATGGCTGACCATCAGCCCTTGCCTGGTTTGTCCTTGCTGATTTGTGTCATCAGGGTGCAAGGATGCAGAgtttccttcctcccccaaagcacaactttagtCCCCAAGTCCTGGGCTCTGAGCTCAGGACCAGCCTTGCAGTTTGGAGGTCCTGGATCACTGGGGTGAAAGCCCCTTCCCAACATCCTTTCCAGGGATTGGGCTGAGTCATTTGACAAGACAGCAACACAGGCTGTGGACTGTGGACAGATACAAGATGGCTCGAATCGTGCCTTCGAGGCTGTTGGTTGGTCCTGGGACAGGAGTGGCAGTATAGCCTCCGAGGAGCTTCAGGGACTGTCCCAGGAAGGGGCTGGCAAGAAAGAGGTAAGATCCTCACAGTGCACAGCTTGGCTCACAGGGGCCTGGGCAGGACCCAAGACAGCTACCCAGGCTGCAGAGAAGGCCCCATGAACCCGTGCCCTGCACAATTAAAATGGATCTCATTTTATTAAGaggattctgtgtgtgtgtgtgtgtgtgagagagagagagagagagagagagagagtaggagagtgtatgtatatgtggttgcgtgtgtgctgggaatagaacctagAGCCTCACACATTCTAGATTAGAACCCTGCCACTAAACTGTATCCCCAGCTcccaaagaaatattttcaagtgagaatgctttttgtgtgtgtgcgtacatgtgTGCATTTTGCACATGTTTGTGAgtatatgtggaagccagaggtcaaccttagcGTGGCTCCTCAGGACCCTTTCCACCGTacgctttgagacagggtccctcaccGACCTGGAACTTCCTGCCTAGCTTGGCTGGCTGGGCGGTGGGAACCGGGATCTGTTTGTGCTACCACACCTAGatcttttcacatgggttctgggatccggctcagccatctccccagagccCTATATCTCTTTGTTAACTTCTTATTCATGTGAGATACGTTTAATATTGGACCTGTGTCTGTCCTACCTAACCCAACCCTGTGACTGAAGAGTGACTAGCTTgttggggaagaagggagaggtggAGGAGCGGGGCTGGGAGGGACATCTCAGTTTCTGAGCCTCGTCTGCACTCAGATGACGGTAGGTGAGTGGTCAACCAAACGATCCGATGCAGCAATGAGCAGTGTGGCCTCACAGGACATGTGACTTCCTCTTTTAATGTGCTCAAGCCCCTGGGTGGGTTCCCTGGATTTACGACACTGTGGGTTTGaagtttttcatttccatttcttgTTACTTTGGGTAAACACAATTTTTAGGAAGTCTAGAGCCCCTTGGGATCACAGAGGATACCGTGGGACCTGCCCAGATGCCCTCTTCAGGGCCCTTGCTCCTGCCTCCCTCAGTCTGCCCTCCAGGCAGCACCAACTCCCAGGAGCTAGCTGAGGACAATGGCTGACAGGACCTCTCAGGAACCTGGTCTGTTCACCAAAGTTCAGCTCTCAGGAGCCATGGCAGCTCCACGCCTCCCTGTTGTTACCAATTGGTGGCCActacttcttcttccttttcttggtgCGGCCTCATTCCGTCCCCTGCAGACAGGACTGCTGGAAGTCCCTGTACAATCGCTTTCTACACCCACTTCTGCCTCTGGAAGCTCTTGATCCCTAGGAACCCAGTTCAGTGTGACTCTGGATTTCAGTGTTCTCTTTCACAGAAAGTCGGTCACACATGTCAACAGACAAGAAGATGACATGACTTTGAGTTCCAATGCTTTCCCTTCTCTTGCCCCATCTCTGTGGTACAAATGACCCTGAAATTACAAAGCATGACTTCCAGTCTGCTGCTCAGTAATGGATAGATAAGTGATAGTTACATAGATAGGTGATAAATAGATAGGTGATAGGTATCTAattgataggtaggtaggtagataggtaagCAAatatgagaacacagatatttgaAAGGAATAGATTAAATGGTCATACTTCTAAGTACCTAATACCCAATTCTCATTATCAAGATGGATCTCTGAAAGGTAGCACCCTCCATCACTCACTTTCCTACTATCTCCCATCTTCTCATCAAGCTGAACATAATGTGTCAATCAGACACCACAACAGCAATTTGAACAAGAGACATATCTAAAGGATGACGAACCGAGGGGATGGGCTGCTGAAAAGAATAAGGAGAACCCTAAAGAAGCAAGAATGGCAACATAGGGAGCAGCCATTGCCGCCAGGCTGACATGGAGCATCCAAAGAAGGGGACTTGGAAGATGTCCAGGGTACAGGCTGGTGTGCTGTGTCCTTTTAAAATCGAGAGGTAATCCAGGaatagtggcacatgtctttaatcccagcaccggcagaggcaggcacagctCTGTGAGGTCAGGCCAAGTTTGGTCTatctagcaagttccaggtcagacaggactacacagtgagagaccttgcctataactaactaactaactaaataaataaataaatattatatatgtattatacattacataatatattaattatattattatcaCATAATACTTAtactaataattaataataaactaTCACTAATAATCaatattttcattcattaaattaataaaatgattaaTTTTAATAATCGAGTATCAAgtattaatttatataattaattCTATAGTTTGTATTGTTActatataattaaattattaatatttaaggtaTATAATTAAGTCACTAATTagataataaaatagaaataaaacttaatgattaataataaatattatgttaataattaataatatataaataaatggcatgtgtataaatatataggTATTTAAATATAGAGTGAATATACTATGAGGGCCTTCTCTACATCTTTGGGAAAAGTGTTCCTTCCTCTGGAGTAAGAACATTGTAACAAGGAAATGTAACACAATGAGCGTTGTTTATGGGACTCAGTTGCAGCTTCCCTGCTCATCCTCTCTTTCAGGTTGTCTCTCACTATTGAACAGCCTGACCCTTCTGTTGTTCCTCACTTTACTTTTCCCTGTTGACCCTCCTGCTTTCCAACTATCAACacaatttacttattttgtttttatctgtcgCATATGAGCTCTCCGGAGGTCAGGATTTTTGCCTCTTTTGTTCACTGATTTTATCTCCTGCCTCTAGAACAGGGCTGGGCTCATGCTAGGCACCAtagaaatatttgttgaatgaatgtgtGATCTACACGTAGGGGAGGCTACACATGATAGCGTCTAAGACTGAACGCAGGGCTGAGTTACAGTGACTAGGAGGAACTCGGACCTTCAAGGCTGTGAGCCTCATGCCAAAGCTGGAGAAGGTGCTTCGGTTTCACAAGGATGGACGCTGTGGTTTCAGTAAAGGCCACCTCAAGACTCGTGCGCAGAAAGGTTTAGTCTCCAGTCTCAGCACTTTGAGAGTTGTCAGGACCTTTAGAAGGTAGAACTAACAGAGGAAGTGGAGTGACCATGTGCTTGAGGGGAATGCCCcaaccctttcctctctctcttcacttCCAAGGTAACGCTAGCTGAAGAGCTTTCTCTGCCCTGGGCGCACACAGTGTGATGGGCTGAGTGACTATGGACCAAAACTTCTGAAAGCCAAACTAAGCTCGTCTTCCTTTTCAAAGTTCACTTCCTCGAATATTGTGTCTCCGCGATGGAGAGCTGATAAGACAATGCCCCTGTGCTTTCAGACCACAAAGCTTTCCTCGGACCTCTGGGTCAGAGGTGTACTTTCTTCTTTCCCACAGccttaaagaaaacaagcacacaaaggACAAATGCTGTCGAGGATGTGAGGAAAGGGGAACCTTACATTCCTGGTGGGAGTGTGCGCTGGGATAGATAGCCTCAGTGGAAGTCAGTGCGACAACCGGGAATGCAGCTCGGGGACACACCACTTGACCCCACAAGCCTGCGGTTCCAGGCTCAGTCCCcaggagtggaaaaaaaaaagtgcatcaaAGTGGAAGTTCCTCaaatgcaaacaacaacaaaactaaaaatgaaactGCCATGGAGGCCTGCTGACCCGCTCTGGGGTAGACGCTCAAGTGACTCTATGTCATCAGCCCCAGAGACACTCTCAGCcatgaaggaaaatgaaaatgatgacattttcaggaaaataaaactgaaagtcatgatgtaaagtgaaataaGACAAGCTCAGAGAGACCCATATTGCATGTTTTCTCTTGTTTGTGGCAGGTAGacctaaaagtgtgtgtgtgtgtttgtgtgtgtttatgtgtctgtctatgtgcatgtgtgtgcgcacatgtatgtatgtgcatgtgtgtgtgtgtgtgcatgtgtgtgcacaggcatgtgtatgtgtgcatgtgggggggAGGTGAGAAGAGAGCATGATGAGACTGGAAAGGAGGCCATGAGTGGGGAGGAAGAGCTTTCGGGCAAAGAATGAGAGCAACAAAGGGCGATGGAATACATGCGGCATGAAAGCAGACGGAGAAACAGTTTGGGGAAATAGGCGGAGCGGCGGGGCTGGGGACCAGTAAGAACAAAGAGCGGTCACATGTGTGTATGACTATGTCACACATCCGTGTATGAAAAAAATCAGGCCCGTGTGTGGACAGGcagaatgctgggaatcaaaccaaaataaaaccgTGCTGACAGTGAAGGCCACACTGGGGGAGAAGTTGGAGCGAGCCTGAATTTACAGACCAGTCCTTTTCCCAGAACTGTGTGGCACAGCCTATAAAGCAAACAGGGTGCCCGCTCTCTCCCCCACACCCCCCCATCTAATGAGCAGCGTGTGTCTCTGTGACTCCGGGACTGACCTATGAGCCACTTAGCCTACTCACTCACAGGCCAGGTGTCATCGTGTGGCTCCGGGACATCTTGCTGCCTGAGGCAGAGATCTCGGGAGGGTGCAGCTCTCACAACCCTCCACTGTAGCCACGTCCGAGGGTAGACAGACAGAGCATCCCAGGGCCTGGCGATTCCCACTCATTCACAGATGCTCCCCACCTGGAGGGAGGCAAGGCCTTGTTGGGAAGCTCTTCCATTCTGGGTTCTCACCACACCAACCTCGCTGTGGAGACGTTTGGAGCTTAACGCTCAGGTGTGTTTGtctgggctcttttctttctatgTTTTCTTACTAGTCTCCTCATTACCtgtttctgtggttttttttgtttgtttgtttgtttgtttttgttttttgggttttttttatagGCACTTTTTTTTTGAATCACGTGCATCAGGCCCATTGCTGGTAGTGCAAAGGATGTGTCTAAATCAGAGACATCAACTGGTCCTCAGATTAGGTCAGTCATGGCTGCACAGAGCCGGTGGCCTGTGGGCAGTCCACTCATATTTTTCCCCCAGTTCTTTAAAGTCCTTCTTTTAGATGCCCCTCTTCAAACTGCCCCCTCCCCACCACTCCAAGGCCAGGCAACTGTGGATTTCCTTTCTTCATCCCCATCCTTCACGCTACCCTTTTCACTTCCTCAGGGTATCTCCCACCTGGTCCCCTCCCACACGCCCTCACGCAGGATTTTCCCCTGGGGCTTTCCCTGAGCAGGGTCAGCTCTGCCAAGGGTCCCAACCCTGAAAGCTTCCTTCCAGCTGCTTGCAACACTCTCTGCTTTCCTAAGCAGGAACGTCCACATCAGCCTTACATTTAGCAACGCTCCCTTTCGGCCCGCTCTGTCCCCAAACTCCTTCCTTCCTGATAGCACTCAGGCTTCCATGCTTCCCAAATTAACTCACAGCACTTTACCCCAATCAGGAAAGTGCTTCTCAAAGCTGGaagttaaaagaagaaaaaagaaaaggaaaggaaaagccaCCCACAccattcactgttttctccctgcAGGCCACCTAGTCCTTGTGCTACTTCAGGAGAGTAGCTTTTCGCCACAGCCGGTGACACGGCTCTTAAAGGGTCAGGGCGGTCAGTCTGGACCCTGGTGAGCACGAACAGTTTTCGTGCTCCGGGAAATCTGTTATCTGCTGACAGAACTTATGTCGGAAGCCAGGGGGAGGGGGGCGGTTCCCCTCAGCCTCTGACATCACACACTTATTATCACTGGGAGCAGGCGTGACTTAGTGTCTTTATCCGAGGCAGCCCGGAGGGAGGTCCAGCTGGCTAAGAGGTACCGAGAAAGCCAACATGGGACGCTGGGAGAGGGAGGGACGGAAGCGCCGCTGCTCATTTTCTCGCAGGCTGACAGAGGCGCCTGAGAAGGACTTGGGGAACTCGAGTCCAGCTGGCCCGTGAGCGCTGTGCCTGGCAGGGGCACGGAGCCTCCTCGGAGGGGTAAACAGCGCTGTCTGCAGCTCCTCGGGGTCAAGAAGGAAGAGCTGTTTCCCTGACCCCGACGTTCCCACAGCCCCCGGGACGGTGGAGCATGGGGCTGCAGCCTTCCCCACCCTTGGGAACTCGGTGGAGTGGTTAAGTTCTCTTTATCTCGCCAGTGTGCCTGCCCGCTCGGCCAGCGCAGTTTCACTTTTGCAAACATCTGTTTATATCCCTTGAGAGAAAAATATCGAGCAGCTGCCCCCAAGGACGCTGTTTCAAGGTGAGCAAGgtaaggaaactttttttttaaagttatctgGGAAGTAGGTTAAGCCCGCTCTGGTTGTTTTTAACGCTTTGTTTTCTTAAACCCTTATCTCCCACTTCAACCAAAAGAATTTACTGCGGACCCGTAAGAATCCATGCCTCCCTCGTGCTGGGCAGCGGGCCGGGTGGAGAGAGCCGTGGGGGCGTGGGGGCGTCTCTACCCGGAGCCTTTGCTGTAGGATGGGGGGAAATGTAACTTGTGGTTTCCCCGCAGGGCGGTGGGAGATGGATAATTACACAGCGGCCCCGGACGATGAGTACGACGTCCTCATCCAGGGCGACCTGGACAGCGGGAAGGTGGACGGAGCCGTGGCCCCGGAGCTCCTCTCGGCCCGGCAGGTGCTGCAGTTCTGCTGCGCCGTGTTCGCCGTGGGCGTCCTGGACAACGCTTTGGCCGTGTACGCCCTGGTGAGGTTCAAGGGACTCAAGCAAGTGGGCGATGTCTGCTTCCTAAGCCTGGCGGTATCGAACCTGTGTTTCCTGCTTCCCCTGCCCTTCTGGGCCCACGCTGCCGCGCGCGGGGAGAGCCCCGGCCACGCGACGTGTAAAGTTCTCGTCGGACTCCACTCCGCAGGCCTGTACAGCCAGGCGCTTCTCAACACCCTTCTCCTCGTGCAAGGGTACCTGGTGTTTTCCCAGGGGAGCTGGGCGTCCACCCTCACCACACTGCCCTGTGCCGTTGTCGCAAGCGTCCTGGCCTGGGTGGCGGCCGCTGCGCTCTCTCTGCCTGAAGCTGTGTTTTATGAGCCTCAGatggaaagacagaaacacaCGTGCGCCTTCGGCAAACCTCACTTCTTGCCGGTGGAAGAGCCGTTCTGGAAGCACGCTCTGGCTTTAAAGACGAACGTTCTGGCGCTGGTTCTTCCTCTGCTGGTTTTGATATTCTGCTGCGCGCAAATGAGGAAAGCTCAGAGCTTCAGGGAGCGGTGGCACGATCTCCGCAAGCCTGCTTTTGTCCTAACGGGCGTGTTCCTTTTGATGTGGGCACCTTACAGCACTGTGCTCTTCCTGTCTGCTTTCCAGGAACACTTGTCCCTGCGGGGGGAGAAGAGCAGCTACCACCTGGCTGCAAGCATCCAGGTCACACAGCTCATCGCCACCACCCACTGCTGCGTCAACCCTCTCCTCTGGTTGCTTCTTGACCAGACCTTTACTAGATATCTCCGCGGCCTGTTCCCACGGTGCAGCAATGTCCCGTTTCAAAGCGGCGGGGACCCTCAAGCGGAGCCAAGCCAAGGTCACGACAGTCCCATTGAGCTGTACAGTAGTGTCCATCAAAGGCAGGATGCGTAAACATTAGTCCTTGTCTCTTCGCCTTGTTTtatgtaatttttgtttgtttgtataaaaATGGAACGTGGGAAGAAAGGGGGCTGGTTAATGGATTTTCACTACTAAGCACTGGATTTGGCTACAGCGCAGAACCAAGCTACTTATACCAGTGAACTCCACCTCTCCTCCATAGTGCTTGTCCGAGGTGTGGGTGTGGCTGGTGTGTGTCCCATATCTCTGAGAAAGAAACTGTAGCTCAGTAATTTGTTCAGAGGTACACAGCTCTACGTGTAGGACAGAGATCCCTTGCCTTGGGGCCTGGGAGTTATTCTAAGTGTGCCAACCTTTCAATGATTGACAGCCAGGAGTGGCAGCATGTGTCTATTAATGCCAGCACTCTAGGGTGGACTAAGGCAGGAGGAATCCCACAAATGCAAAggtagcctgggcaacatagcaagACCTCCCCCAACTTCAACTTTTTTGTTCAACCAATTACGTGCAATGGATATGCCCCTTTAAAGCCCACTTTGAGGGCTGGGACTGTAGTTCAGTTGGTGGAATGTCAGCCCTGCAGCCCTGGCTTTGACCTGCATCGTGGAGTACACCTAGTATGATCATGggtttttgctttggtttttggctttggttttttgagacagggtttctttgtatagccctagctgacctggaGCTCTCTTTATTGTCCAGCCTAGCCTTGAACTGAGATaggtgcctgtctctgcctcccaagtgctaggattaaaggtggcTAATTTCAGCTAAACTCAAGAGGTGGATGCTgaaagatcagaagtttaaggtcatccttggctacgtaGTGAGTTCAAGGAAACATTATGTTCAAAGCAAACATTGGCATGGAAACACTTTTCTCAAGCACCTTCTCCTGCAGCTCATGAGAAGAACTGGCTGCATGGAGGCTGTGGGACCCACTAGGCTCTCTCAACTGCTCGCTGTACCCA includes:
- the Ccrl2 gene encoding C-C chemokine receptor-like 2, whose translation is MDNYTAAPDDEYDVLIQGDLDSGKVDGAVAPELLSARQVLQFCCAVFAVGVLDNALAVYALVRFKGLKQVGDVCFLSLAVSNLCFLLPLPFWAHAAARGESPGHATCKVLVGLHSAGLYSQALLNTLLLVQGYLVFSQGSWASTLTTLPCAVVASVLAWVAAAALSLPEAVFYEPQMERQKHTCAFGKPHFLPVEEPFWKHALALKTNVLALVLPLLVLIFCCAQMRKAQSFRERWHDLRKPAFVLTGVFLLMWAPYSTVLFLSAFQEHLSLRGEKSSYHLAASIQVTQLIATTHCCVNPLLWLLLDQTFTRYLRGLFPRCSNVPFQSGGDPQAEPSQGHDSPIELYSSVHQRQDA